Proteins found in one Thermoproteota archaeon genomic segment:
- the sdhB gene encoding succinate dehydrogenase iron-sulfur subunit, protein MASEEAKEYVLPPEVLEETMKASEELWKPVRKIKFRIYKYNPRKDYAPYWEEHELEVSRGMTVLDALLIIKGEADHSLGLRYSCRMGLCGSCAMMINGKQMLACQTRVLEAAGSGDVVELRPLDNFPVERDLAADFTSFFEKHRAVKPWIIRNDDVELNNPTGPYKQTVDEYARYYQFTDCIKCGACLSACPTAATDYEYLGPQALAQAYRYIVDTRDDGLDVRIPVVDTEHGCWRCHFAASCSDVCPRGVDPAQGIQLLKKLLIKRKFGFKPHKPAEALPAKVKAEKKE, encoded by the coding sequence ATGGCTTCAGAGGAAGCTAAGGAGTATGTTCTTCCGCCCGAGGTACTTGAGGAGACCATGAAGGCCTCTGAGGAGCTCTGGAAGCCTGTAAGGAAGATAAAGTTCAGGATCTACAAATACAACCCGAGGAAGGACTACGCTCCATATTGGGAGGAACATGAACTGGAAGTTTCAAGGGGAATGACGGTCTTAGATGCCCTTCTGATAATAAAAGGGGAGGCGGATCATTCCCTCGGATTAAGGTACTCCTGCAGGATGGGACTCTGTGGATCGTGCGCCATGATGATAAACGGTAAGCAGATGCTGGCCTGTCAGACTAGAGTTCTAGAGGCTGCTGGAAGCGGTGATGTCGTCGAGTTGAGACCCTTGGATAACTTCCCTGTTGAGAGAGACCTAGCTGCTGATTTCACATCCTTCTTCGAAAAGCACAGGGCTGTGAAGCCTTGGATAATAAGGAACGATGATGTCGAGCTGAACAATCCGACTGGCCCCTACAAGCAGACGGTCGATGAATACGCTAGATATTACCAGTTCACCGATTGTATAAAGTGCGGGGCTTGTCTGTCCGCCTGTCCAACCGCCGCCACGGATTACGAGTACCTAGGACCCCAAGCCCTAGCTCAGGCGTACAGGTACATAGTTGACACTAGAGACGACGGTCTAGATGTCAGGATACCCGTCGTGGATACCGAGCACGGGTGCTGGCGCTGCCACTTCGCAGCCTCCTGCTCAGACGTCTGCCCAAGAGGGGTTGATCCTGCTCAAGGAATACAGCTCTTAAAGAAGCTCTTAATAAAGAGAAAGTTCGGTTTCAAGCCGCACAAACCAGCTGAGGCCCTCCCTGCCAAGGTCAAGGCGGAGAAGAAGGAGTGA
- a CDS encoding succinate dehydrogenase/fumarate reductase flavoprotein subunit has protein sequence MAEIVTTDVVVIGSGLAGLRASIEAARRSEGKLDIAVLTKVHAMRSHSVAYAGGTGAALYHDEGDSYDLHAYDTIKGAAWLADQDAVELFVRLAPQEIYQLDHWGMPWARRPDGRIAQRRFGGHSFPRACFAADKTGLYAMQTLYDTALKYDNIKFYHEFYVTSLITENGEFRGVTAIELKTGDFYVFKAKAGVLATGGAGRLYPFTTYSHSSTADGMAMAYRAGLSLKDMEFFQFHPTGLVPSGILISEAARGEGGYLINNKGERFMKNYAPERMELAPRDVVSKAEMTEILEGRGFKGPGGLDYVLLDLRHLGEDKIDERLPHIRELAIRFAGVDPVEEPMPVRPVAHYSMGGVHTNIYGATPAKGLWAAGEVACVSLHGANRLGTNSSSDCLVYGMLTGRQAADYAMKVSQRDVPMDKVSEEEKRIFDRILRGSTGENPYHIRREMQDTMGKYVYVFRDEKGLKEAISKLKELRQRFGEGHVADKDREYNINLIHVLELDAMLEIAYVVARAALNRTETRGAHTRLDYPKRDDENWLKHTMIARGADGEPQFSYIPVVITKWPPTERKY, from the coding sequence TTGGCTGAGATAGTAACTACGGATGTAGTTGTTATCGGATCAGGCTTAGCGGGTCTCAGAGCTTCTATTGAAGCCGCTAGGAGGAGTGAAGGTAAACTGGACATAGCTGTATTGACGAAAGTTCATGCGATGAGATCTCATTCTGTTGCATATGCAGGGGGAACCGGTGCGGCCCTCTATCATGATGAGGGTGATAGCTACGATTTGCACGCTTACGACACTATAAAGGGCGCAGCCTGGCTAGCCGATCAGGATGCGGTGGAGCTCTTCGTCAGGCTGGCTCCCCAAGAGATCTACCAGCTAGATCATTGGGGGATGCCTTGGGCTAGGAGGCCCGACGGTAGGATAGCTCAAAGGAGGTTCGGAGGTCACAGCTTTCCGAGGGCCTGCTTCGCTGCGGATAAGACTGGGCTCTATGCGATGCAAACCCTATACGACACGGCCCTTAAGTACGACAACATAAAGTTCTACCACGAATTTTACGTTACCTCTCTTATCACTGAGAACGGCGAATTCAGAGGAGTCACCGCTATAGAGCTTAAGACCGGTGATTTCTACGTCTTCAAGGCCAAAGCTGGGGTGCTTGCCACGGGAGGCGCTGGTAGGCTCTACCCGTTCACTACCTACTCGCATTCATCTACCGCCGATGGGATGGCCATGGCTTACAGAGCTGGGTTATCGCTGAAGGACATGGAGTTCTTCCAGTTCCATCCTACCGGTCTAGTGCCGTCTGGCATCCTGATATCGGAGGCTGCTAGAGGAGAGGGGGGCTATCTGATAAACAACAAGGGAGAGAGGTTCATGAAGAACTACGCTCCTGAGAGAATGGAGCTGGCACCTAGGGACGTGGTATCCAAGGCGGAAATGACCGAAATCTTGGAGGGTAGAGGGTTTAAGGGTCCAGGAGGGCTTGACTACGTGCTCTTAGATCTAAGACACTTGGGGGAGGATAAGATCGATGAGAGACTGCCACACATAAGGGAGCTGGCTATAAGGTTCGCAGGCGTCGACCCGGTTGAGGAGCCGATGCCCGTCAGACCCGTTGCACACTACAGCATGGGAGGCGTGCACACAAACATTTACGGGGCCACTCCAGCTAAAGGGCTGTGGGCGGCCGGGGAGGTCGCATGCGTGAGCCTCCATGGAGCAAACAGATTAGGAACTAACTCTTCCTCCGATTGCTTGGTGTACGGTATGCTGACTGGCAGGCAGGCGGCCGATTACGCCATGAAAGTAAGTCAGAGGGACGTCCCGATGGACAAGGTAAGTGAGGAGGAGAAGAGGATATTTGATCGCATACTCAGGGGGTCCACCGGTGAAAACCCCTATCACATAAGGAGGGAGATGCAGGACACGATGGGCAAGTACGTTTACGTGTTCAGGGACGAGAAAGGCCTGAAAGAGGCAATAAGTAAGCTCAAAGAGCTCAGGCAGAGGTTTGGAGAGGGGCATGTAGCCGATAAGGACAGAGAGTATAACATAAACCTGATACACGTACTGGAGCTGGATGCAATGCTGGAAATAGCCTACGTCGTAGCGAGGGCTGCGCTGAACAGGACCGAAACCAGAGGGGCTCACACCAGACTAGATTATCCCAAGAGAGACGATGAGAATTGGCTCAAGCATACGATGATAGCCAGGGGAGCCGATGGGGAACCTCAGTTCAGCTATATTCCGGTTGTGATAACCAAGTGGCCTCCCACCGAGAGGAAGTATTGA